The Variovorax sp. S12S4 genome includes the window AGCCTTTCGCTGCCGCCAAGGTGACGCACCGCGCGCAGGCGGCGCACTAAGCTCGTTTTCTGAAATCTTTCATTCAGGAGACACCTGCACCATGGACACCACCCAACTCTTCTCGCTGAAGGGCCGCAGCGCCTTGATCACCGGCGGCTCGCGCGGCATCGGCCGCATGATCGCCGAGGGCTTCCTGGCCCAGGGCGCGCGCGTGTACATCTCGGCGCGCAAGGCCGCGGCCTGCAACCAGACCGCCAAGGAGCTTTCGGCGTTCGGCCCGTGCGTGTCCTTGCCGGCCGACGTGTCGACACTGGAAGGCGCGCAGGCGCTGGTCGATGCGTATGCCAAGCATGAAGACTCGCTCGACATCCTGGTCAACAACGCCGGTGCGGCATGGGGCGCGCCGTACGACGAGTTTCCCGAGAGCGGCTGGGACAAGGTGGTGGACCTGAACCTGAAGACGCCCTTCTTCTTGACCAAGGCACTGACGCCGATGCTCAAGAAGGCAGCGACCGATCACTTGGCGAAGGTGATCAACATTGCGTCCATCGACGGCATTTCGGTGAACCCGCAGGAGACGTATTCGTATGCGGCGAGCAAGGCCGGGCTGATTCAGCTGACGCGGCGGATGGCGCTGAGGCTCGCGCAAGAACGGATTGTGGTGAGTGCCATTGCGCCGGGGGCGTTTGCTTCGGACATGAACAAGCTGGCGCGTGATCATGGGGATGAGGTGAAGGAGCGGATTCCTGCGGGGCGGATTGGGGTGCCGGAGGATATGGCTGGGGCGGCTATTTATTTGGCCTCTCGGGC containing:
- a CDS encoding SDR family oxidoreductase, whose translation is MDTTQLFSLKGRSALITGGSRGIGRMIAEGFLAQGARVYISARKAAACNQTAKELSAFGPCVSLPADVSTLEGAQALVDAYAKHEDSLDILVNNAGAAWGAPYDEFPESGWDKVVDLNLKTPFFLTKALTPMLKKAATDHLAKVINIASIDGISVNPQETYSYAASKAGLIQLTRRMALRLAQERIVVSAIAPGAFASDMNKLARDHGDEVKERIPAGRIGVPEDMAGAAIYLASRAGDYVMGSTLVVDGG